A stretch of DNA from Aliarcobacter thereius LMG 24486:
TATGAACCTTATTAGAAGAATCTTTAAGTAAAGCTTTATCTTTAGAATTACCAAACATTTTATTATAAGCTAAGTACCATTAGCATAATAATAATTATTCATTAGATAATTTGACAAATGTGTACAGGTATAAATAAAGAAACTCCCATTTTTAAGTGTTGAAATTTTTTTTGACTTGACAAATGTGTACAGGTGAATAGTTTGATCTGTCAACACTTTATAGGACAAAAAATTTATAATTTAACTAACCATTTCAAAACGTAACATTTTATCTTCAAATTCACTTGGAGACATATATCCATTTGATGAATGTAATCTTTGTCTATTGTAAAAAATCTCTATATATTCAAATATTTTTTCATTTGCTTGTGAGCGTGTTAAAAACTTTTCATGATGAATTAATTCAGTTTTTAGAGAATGAAAAAAACTCTCTGCAACTGCATTATCCCAGCAATCTCCTTTTCTACTCATACTTTGAACTATCCCATATTTTTCTAAAAGATTTTTATGTTCATAAGAGGCATACTGACTTCCTCTATCAGTATGATAAATTAGTCCTTTAGAAGGATTTCTTCTTTTTAATGCCATTAATAGTGCATCATTAACAAGTGAAGTTTTTAAACTATAATTCATAGACCATCCAACAACTTTTCTTGAGTAAATATCGATTACAACAGCCAAATATAACCATCCCTCATTTGTTGGAATATATGTAATGTCTCCAACATAAACTTTATCTATTTGTGAGCTATAAAAATCTCTATTTAGATGATTTGGTGCAATTGGTAGAGTATGATTTGATGTTGTTGTAATTACTTTAAATCTTCGTTTCATTTTTACTTTTAGATTTAAATATTTCAGAGTTCTTTGAAGTTTCCTTCTTGAAACTATAAGACCATATCTTTGTTTTAAAACCTCTTTCAATCTTCTTGTTCCATAAGTTGCTCTTGCTTGTTCAAAAATGTTTTTTACAAGTTCATTTAGCTCTTTATCAATTTTATTTACAATACAACCTTTGTCAATCCAGTTGTAGTAACAACTTCTACTAACTTTAAATAGTTTACACATAAGTTGTACATTAAAACTCTTTGAGTGTTCTTTTATCCATGCATACTTTACAGAGTTTCTTTTGCAAAGTATGCTGCTGCCTTTTTTAATATCTCTTTTTCTTGTTTTAAAATTGCAAGTTCTTTTTTTAGTCTTTTATTCTCTTGCTCTAGAGTCTCATTTTTTAAATCATTTACAGGTAGTAAATTATTTTTAGCTTTGTACTCATTTACCCATAAAGCTAAAGTTCCTTTATTTAGTCCTAAATCTCTTGCTATACTTGAAATTGATCTATCACTATTATCAATACAAAACTTTATTGTTGATTCTCTAAACTCTTGTGAGTAATTACTTTTTCTCATTTTTATTCTCCGATTTCACTAATTTTAACATAGTTATTTTCTATGTCCTATTTAGTGTAGCCAGATCAATCACCTTAATATACATACATTATGTACTACTATTATCATCTAAATATCGACAATAAACATACATAAAAAGCATATCATAAACTAAAAGTTTATTTAAGAAGCATCTCTATTTCCAATGTTTTTTATAGTAATATCTATAAAAATGCCTTATTTAAGGTGATTTTGATATACGACACTTTTAGTGCATGTTATTTGTTGATTTTTAGGGTGTTTTATATATAATGTATGTTCAATAAAGAGTTGTATGCAGATGAGAATATGAACTAATAGGAGCAATTAATGACACCATCAGAGTTTTACAAACAAAGAAGACCTGAATTATTCTCAGACTCAAAAATAATTACTCAAACCACATTACCAAGAGAAGTATTAGCTTATGAACTAAGTAAAATTTCTACTAATCAGAAACAAGACGAATTTGAAACGCTATGTAGACGTTTAGCCGAAAAATATATTTCACCAAATTTAATTCCTCAAGTTGGTCCTACCGGTGGAGGAGATGGTAAAACAGACTCAGAAACTTATCCAGTATCTGAAACTATATCCAATAGGTGGTTTACTCCTGAAAATGGTTGGGATAAAGATGAAAACTGGGCTTTTGCAATTAGTGCTAAGGAAGAATGGAAAGGAAAAGCAAAGGGTGATGTGATAAAGATTGTTGAAACTAATCGAGGATATACTCGTGTTTACTTTATGTCAAATCAATTAATCTCAAGTAAAAAGAAAAAAGATGCACAAGATGAATTTATTAAAGAATTTGAAATAGATGTAGTTATTCTTGATGGTGAGTGGATTTTAGAAAAAATATATAACAACAATTTAATTGATTTAGTCGTTGACTCTTTAAACTTATCTTCTATTTATAAAAATAAAGAAACCAAATTAGGTAGCAATGATACGAGAAGACTAGAGGAACTTGAAGCACTAGAAGAAAATATTAATAATCCAAATAGATACTCTGAATATGATTTTCAATTAACAGAAGATGCTATAAGAAGTGCAATATTATCAAGGATGTTAGAAAAACCTAGAGATGAAATTGAAGGTAAGTTTGATAGAGCATTACGATTTTGTAATAAATTAAAAAATAAAAGACAGTTAATGAGAATATATTATCAGAAAGCATGGACTTATATGAATTGGTATGATGACTATGCTTTGTTTGTAGAAAATTTTAATAACTATAAATCTTTTATTTCAAAAGAATCAAATTTATCTGAAATTGAAGATTATTGTACTTTATTCACATCATTATATAGTTTGAAAAGGTTAGAAAAAAAAGAACTTGAAAATTTAAATATTAATTTAGAACTTGAAGAAAAAAAAATAACTAAATTATTAGAAAATATTGTTAGTGATTCTAACAGACCAACATCCTCATTATTTGCTAAAACACAGTTGCTATTTTTTAAATTATTACAACAAAAAACGGATATATCTCAAATTTTCAATGAGTTATCAACAATTATTGAACAAAGCAAAAGTCATTTAGACTATCCTTTTGATTCAACACGTAAAATTATAGAAGAGATATTTAGTGAAATATTTTTCGATAATGATGAATTTGATAATTTAATTGATGTATTAGCTTCAATATCATCTGAAAGAAATTCAGAATTAGAAGCTGGACAAATATTTTTAAGAAGAGCAACAAAAAAACTTCAATCAGAAAATTATAAAGACAGTATTATATATTTTGGTAAGTCAATAAAAAAATTAGCAAAAGAAGAAACTCAAAATGAAATGTATTTTGCATTAATTGGATTAGCTATTGCATATAAAAATTTAGGTTTAATTTGGGCTTCTAATAATTGCTATATAACGGCATGTAATTTTTCATTTAAACTATCTGATGAGAAAGGTACTATTTCAGAGAAAACATATAGAGCAGTAAAAGAAATTTTAACAAATGAACTTTTTATAGGAAGAATACCTTATCTTTTAACTTGGCATGAAATGTTTTTAATTTTTCAAAGAACTTTAACAATAGATGAAAATAAAGATGAAATTGCATTCGATTCTTTATGTGATGGTACATTTGCGGTTAGACTAATTCATACTAAAAGTACTACTAATGATGAATTGAAATATCTACCCGATATGCTTGCAAGACAAGAATTATGGTTATCTCAAGACACAGCTTTGTATAAACAAGGATATATAGAAATATGTATGCAAGAACGTGAAGATATTAAAAAAGAAAAAGAACTTGATGAATATTATAAAATGGTGGCAAATCAACCTTTTGTAGAACAAATATTATATGATACAAATTATATGTCAGAAGATAAGTTATCTTTATATTCTAATATGTTAGGTTGCCAATTTCAAATTAATTTTTCTAAAGATATTGAAATGCTTTTAGTATCAGAAACTTTACTTGCTTATCTTGAAAGCTTTGTTGGAACTTCTTTATCAAATATTCATGCACATAGAGAAAAAATCATAATTAATGTTTTAGATAATACAGAGAGCACTGATATATATTTCATATATAATAAGGACACTTATGAATATAACTTTTATATCAAAAATTTCAATACACAAGAAAAGGAACATAGTTTAGTTTGGAATAAAATGATTGAATTTACTGTTGATATTTTATTGAAGAATTTTATAGTAAATGATGCAGAAAATCATTTTAAAAAACTTTTTGAAAAAGATGAAGTTCACGAACGATTAGCTCTTATCTTTGGGCATAGAAATAGTGTTTTAAATATTTTAGGAGATAATCCAAAACTATTTTTAGATGATTGGATTACTTACTATAAACCAAAACAATATACTATGAAGTGGAAAGAACCTATTTCATTCGTATATGAAAAAGTACAAGATGAAAATCATCAAAAATATACAAAAGAAGATATAGAAAAAATTAGTCATAATAAAATTAAAACACATACTATTATCAATATGGCATTATGGGATAAAGCTAAATGGAAAGGGTTTGGTTTTACATTTGATTCTCAAAATGGAATGGGCGTATTTTTAGCATTTGAGAATGCTAATAATGCAAAAAAAATATTTGATGAATGGATAAACAAAGTTGGAACTGTTGATAAAGAAGAACTTATAAGTATTACAATTATCAAAGGAATAAATAAAGAACATCCATATTGGTACAAAGTTGCTGTAAGTATAAATGAAAAAGTAATACAAGTATCTACAACTGATAAATTTTTTCAAATCCCATCAAGATTTCTTCAAATGACTCCAAAAACTCCTGAAAATTTAAATAACTTAATTTATGGATTTAAAAGCTTCAAAAAATATAGCCTCTTTCCTGCTTCAATGGATGGGAGTGGTAGAGTTGATCCTTTTTTTGATAAAGGGATATTAAAAACATCATTGAAAATAAAAGATGCTTGGGAAATTGGAGAAAATGATTTAGAAAGAGCTGTTATTCAAAAGGATGACAATCCTATTATTCCAGATGAACATAAGGATAATGCTCCAATTTTAGTTATATTAAAAGCAAATAGATGAAAGATACAACAAAACCTAGCACCGAACAGAAAACTGTCGGTGAAGTCAGTCGTTATACAAAAAGGAATTAAAATATTGAAAATAATACAGAAGAGATAAAAACGCTTGAAACAGAAATTAAGGAGTTTGCTAATTCTCAACCATATTGGGCAAAATATCTGTGTTCTGAAGTCTTAGCAGGCAATGAAATTACAGATACTATTATTGATACTTCGTATTCTTATTTGCTTGAAAAATTAGATCTTAAAGAAGAAACCTACAAACCAGAACTTTTCATTTCCTACAACCCTAATGCCTCTGATGATTTTAAAGAAAATTTAACCTTTGTATCTCTGACAAATGTTGAAGGAGTTAATGCACTTACTGAAAATCAAACCATTGAATTAACACCAAACCTTACTATAATTTATGGAGGTAATGGTGCAGGAAAGTCTGGGTATGTTCGACTTTTGAAAAATGTTTTTTATTCGAAAGATAAAGAAGATATTCTTCCAAATATCAATATTAAATCAGGGCACAAACCAACTACTGCAACATTTAATTTTTCTTCAGATAGAACTGACATTTCACTAAGATATCCTGGTGATATTGGAAATGGTATATTTAATCAATTTGCCATTTTTGATGGAGACATTGGTAAAAAGCACCTTAGCGTAAGAAATAATTTTCATTTCCGTCCTGCTGGTTTACAGTTATTCAATGAATTAAACTCCGCTTTAGAAAAGTTAAACGCAAAGTTACTCAGTGATATTCAAACAAAAAGTATTGCAAATCCGTATGTAGATGATGATATTTTTCAGGGAGAATCTGAAATCAAAACTTTTCTAACTCAGCTTTCGCATAATTCAAAGTTGGAAGAATTAAGAGCTCACTTGCCTTATACTGATGAGGAAAAAGCAAAAAAAACTCAATTGGATAAAGAATATGATGACTTAAAAGTTGCCCTCGCTCAAAAAGATAAATCACTCAAAGAATTAAAAAACATAAAAACGCAATTAGTGGATCGAAAAAAGAATTTAGAAACACAAAATTTATGGTTTACTCAAACACAGTTAGGCAAGGTAATATCAGCTATCATTAATTGCAAAATAAAAGAAGACACTGCTCAAAAAGAAGGCGTTGAAAAATTCAAAACTGATAAAGTTCAAAATGTCGGTTCTACTGAATGGAAACAATTCATACAAGCGGCTGAAACTTTTGCCTCAACCCAAGGTGAAAATGAGTATCCCAAAATTGGAGACAACTGCTTATTATGCCATCAATCAATCAGCGATGATATACCTAAAAATCTGATAAACAGTTATTGGGCATATATAAAAAGTGTGGCTGAACAAGAAGCCAAAACAGCGAACGAGAAGCTTATCGAAATGGAATGACCCCAAGATGGTAGACACTTTTTTATTCAGTTAACACCTTGGGTTGAGTAACACTATCATTGTATCTTTTCTCAAATTCATTTGGATTTATAAAATCTAAAAAACTATGTCTTCTTTTTGAGTTATAAAACATTTCTATATATTCAAATATTTTATCTTTTTAGGAATTAATTAATCTAATATATTGTCTTAATATTTAGTGGCATTATAGAATATAGTATAGAGAATATTAATAATTTAACTATTGAAAATAATGCAAAAGAGGTTGAATAATGTCATTAAATGAAGAGCTAAGATACAAATATGCTTTAGATATAACTAGGGCTTTTAGTAGTGAAGAACACATAAAAAAGTTTCTTAATTTTTTTATGGATGAAGCTACCTCATTTGCTAATGAAATTGACAAGAATGGCAATCAAATTCCATATCCAATTATATATAGTGACAAGGGTTTTGTGTATCAAACTGATTACAATTTCTTAATACATTGTATTGCTAAATATTTTGCTTCTATTAATGTTAGCATTGATATTTATTTAAGCATTTTAAACATATTTGGTATTAGAACTGGCAAGAATGATAAGAATGTTTTTAAGCAAAGAAGAAGAGCATATTTAATCTTTTTATTGGAGTATGTTACTGGATTATTTAGTTGTAACAATCAGAATAATAAGACTACTTCTATTCAAAATTCTACTGCTATTTTATATGAATTTAAAGGAAATTATTTTCAATATAAAGTAATTTCTATGCTTGGTACTTTTAACACTACTAGTAATTTATTTGGTATTCCTTTGTATATTGGAGAAGAAAAATGGGTTGCTTTTAGAGAAAGATTTAAGCATAATTTTGATGAAAATAATATGAAACAAGTAGCTTTTTTACAGAGAAACATTGATACTTTTTTGAAAGAAAATGATGTTAAAAAGTTCAACTATTTTGTAATTAATACTGTACAAATTAAAGAATCTAATAGGTATATTAAGTACGATGAAATTTCAAGAATTAATTATCTTGAAGACTTAATTCGTATTGATATTCAAAAAATAGCAACTCAAGAACATAGTGAAGATGATGAAGATTAATTTGCCTATATATATATTTAATAATATATATAGCAAAACAAGGCTTTTTTACTCTTTTTGCTTGAATAAGCAGTATCTATTTTCGCCTATATATATATTTAATATATTAATAGTCTTTTTTCATCAGATGGAAAGACTTAGAGTATTTTTTACTATATATATATTTAATACTATTAGTAGTAGAAAATTTGATTTTTTTAAAAGAAGAACTTATGAGTAATTTAGAATATTTGTTGTATTTAATTTTACTATCAATTTCGATTGTTTTTTTAGTAATTGTTTATTTTTACAATAAGCGACACGCAAAACCAAAACATATCAGAAAAAACAAAGAACATGTTTTTTTAAAAGAAAACAAAGAAGTTATTTATAAACGAAATGAAATGTTTGATTGGGATGTTTATAAAGATGAAGTAAATCTCAATGAGTTAAAATTTCTAGGATTAGATATTTGGGAAGAACAGGGAAGAGCAATTAAAAGATTAAAAGAATTAAAAAAGAGTTTGAAGAAAATAAATATATTCATTTAAATGTTATAGAGATGCTTTTTTTATTAGAAGATTCATCTGATCAAATATCAATAAGCGAGAATGGAAATTATTATGTTCATTCGTTTGGAATTAAAACTTTGTTAGAAAAAGTTTACGATGTTCAAACAAAGAAAAAAGTTGAGCAAATAAAAGCTAATTTAATTAATTTAAATAAAGAGATTGAGATAGATGCAAAGAGATTATTTTTTATTATGAAAAATGCTAAAAATTTTGGACTAGATAGAATTTCAGATAACTCAATATTCTTTCAATTTTTAACAAGAAAAAATGAAAAGATTGTTATTGATTTAGAAGCCGAAGAGAATATAATTAAAGATAATAAAATTAAAGTTACTCTTAAAGAATTTAAAGAAGATGATGAAATAGAATCTAAAAGAGCTTTGGGAATAAGCAGTCCAGAAGAAAGAGATTTAACAAATACTTTTAGAGAAATGACAGAAGAATTTAAAAGAGAAAACAAAGTAACTAATCTTGAAGGTGGTGTAACTGAAATAATTTATTCCAATGGACTTCAATTAAAAAAGAAAGGTCCGTGGGAAATTATTGATGTAAAAACAAAAGAAGATATAGAGAAAGCAAAAGAAGAATCAGTAAAAGCTGAAAATAAAAAAGAAACAAATATTTTTTCTTTAATATGCTAAATCATCAAAATAAGCTCATTAACGAGCTTAAAACAATAACCATACCTTAGCATTAAGTTATCCAGTTTCGTTCGTTTTAGAGTATTTAAATGCGTTTAAAACACTATTTAATATTAATATTTTTATAAATTAATAATGTAAGCATTTATAATATTGATTTTTTGAGATTCTAAAAAAGTAGGAGTATTTGAATAACAAACAAAAAAACCCATAGGGAAATGTTATTCATACCCCTATTCAGGTGTTGTTTTTATTTTGTAGTTTTTGTAAACTCTTCTTTGCTGTAGCTTCTTATTAATAAGAAAACTAAAATAGCACCTGTTAGCATTATGGCACTTAGGATATATTCAATCATTTTCAGCCTCCAATTTGTTTAGTGTTTTTTGAACTTTTATATGTAAGTAAATTATACAATAAACTAAAGCAAATAAAAATAAGCCTATAGATATTTGTAGCAAGATACTATTCATTATCAAAGTTCCATTTACTATCCAACTAATTATGGCTGCAATTACAGCAACTAGCCCACCAATAAGAAATTTATTCAGTTAATTAAAATAACAATTTAGAGAAAATTAAAAACTTGCCAAAATGAAATATCTACTATATAATTTTATATCAAGAATTAACACAAAGGATAAACTATGAAAATTGATTTCTTAAGAATCTTAGCATTTATAAATATTACTCTAATTTTTATACTAGCTATATATTTAGAAGGATTAAAAAATACTCTTTTTGGACTATTAATTATTGGAACTGTTGTTGTATTTTTAATTTGGAAAAAAGAAGATTATAGAGTAAAGAAATTTATAAATAATTTCTTTTAATTTTAGACCGTTAAATATTTACCTTTTTTTTATTGAGATAATATTTTACTAGCTATTAAATAATTGATTATGTGTACCTATTCTTGTTAATTTTAAATAACCATCTTCTATTATATAAATTAAAAGCATATCACCACTAATATGACACT
This window harbors:
- a CDS encoding IS3 family transposase (programmed frameshift) — encoded protein: MRKSNYSQEFRESTIKFCIDNSDRSISSIARDLGLNKGTLALWVNEYKAKNNLLPVNDLKNETLEQENKRLKKELAILKQEKEILKKAAGILCKRNSVKYAWIKEHSKSFNVQLMCKLFKVSRSCYYNWIDKGCIVNKIDKELNELVKNIFEQARATYGTRRLKEVLKQRYGLIVSRRKLQRTLKYLNLKVKMKRRFKVITTTSNHTLPIAPNHLNRDFYSSQIDKVYVGDITYIPTNEGWLYLAVVIDIYSRKVVGWSMNYSLKTSLVNDALLMALKRRNPSKGLIYHTDRGSQYASYEHKNLLEKYGIVQSMSRKGDCWDNAVAESFFHSLKTELIHHEKFLTRSQANEKIFEYIEIFYNRQRLHSSNGYMSPSEFEDKMLRFEMVS
- a CDS encoding ATP-binding protein; this translates as MLEKLDLKEETYKPELFISYNPNASDDFKENLTFVSLTNVEGVNALTENQTIELTPNLTIIYGGNGAGKSGYVRLLKNVFYSKDKEDILPNINIKSGHKPTTATFNFSSDRTDISLRYPGDIGNGIFNQFAIFDGDIGKKHLSVRNNFHFRPAGLQLFNELNSALEKLNAKLLSDIQTKSIANPYVDDDIFQGESEIKTFLTQLSHNSKLEELRAHLPYTDEEKAKKTQLDKEYDDLKVALAQKDKSLKELKNIKTQLVDRKKNLETQNLWFTQTQLGKVISAIINCKIKEDTAQKEGVEKFKTDKVQNVGSTEWKQFIQAAETFASTQGENEYPKIGDNCLLCHQSISDDIPKNLINSYWAYIKSVAEQEAKTANEKLIEME